In the Scomber japonicus isolate fScoJap1 chromosome 18, fScoJap1.pri, whole genome shotgun sequence genome, one interval contains:
- the dnaja3a gene encoding dnaJ heat shock protein family (Hsp40) member A3a isoform X1, whose translation MMASSAARCSSRWITVIVSSGRSRAACAVVCPGHGGVRSVSTLGAGKLCRGGRLECGAAGAAGAALTLRGLSGFKSPHVLSTLSFHTSAPVSGKQDFYQILGVPRTANQKEIKKAYYQMAKKYHPDTNKEDPQAKEKFAQLAEAYEVLGDEGKRKQYDTYGSTGFDAGQAGGGQQYWTGQASNIDPEELFRKIFGEFSGGRGFGDFNAIFDQPQEYIMELTFTQAAKGVNKEIAVNIDAACQRCDGKGHEPGTKVQHCHSCNGSGMETVNTGPFVMRSTCRRCGGKGTVISNPCHSCRGTGQTKQRKTVMVPVPAGVEDGQTVRMPVGKKEIFITFRVQKSPVFRRDGADIHSDLYISVAQAILGGTARTQGLYETLNLAITAGIQTDQRIHLAGKGIARVSGYGYGDHYVHVKIKVPKTLTDRQKSLLMSYAEDETDVEGTVNGVTATTTGKRSSWN comes from the exons ATGATGGCGTCCTCGGCTGCTCGCTGCTCCTCACGCTGGATTACAGTCATCGTGTCCTCTGGACGCAGCCGGGCCGCCTGCGCTGTGGTCTGCCCTGGTCATGGAGGAGTCCGTAGTGTGTCTACTCTCGGAGCCGGGAAACTCTGTCGGGGAGGCCGCCTGGAGTGCGGGGCAGCAGGGGCAGCAGGGGCAGCGTTGACATTGAGAGGGCTGTCAG GTTTCAAATCCCCCCATGTTCTCTCCACACTGTCCTTTCACACAAGTGCCCCTGTCAGCGGTAAGCAGGACTTCTATCAGATCCTCGGGGTACCTCGCACAGCAAACCAGAAAGAGATCAAGAAAGCCTACTACCAG ATGGCCAAAAAGTACCACCCTGACACCAACAAAGAAGACCCACAAGCCAAGGAGAAATTTGCTCAGCTGGCTGAAGCTTATGAG GTCCTGGGtgatgaaggaaagaggaagcagTATGACACATATGGCTCAACGGGCTTTGATGCTGGTCAGGCTGGTGGAGGGCAGCAGTACTGGACTGGACAGGCCAGCAACATTGACCCAGAGGAGCTCTTCCGCAAGATCTTTGGGGAATTCTCAGGAGGCCGCGGCTTTGGAGACTTCAACGCCATCTTTGATCAGCCGCAGGAG TACATCATGGAGTTGACGTTCACTCAGGCGGCAAAGGGAGTCAACAAAGAGATAGCCGTTAACATTGATGCAGCCTGCCAGCGCTGTGATGGTAAGGGCCACGAGCCAGGCACCAAGGTCCAGCACTGCCACTCCTGCAACGGCTCTGGCATG GAGACAGTAAACACAGGACCATTTGTGATGCGCTCCACATGTCGTCGTTGTGGCGGCAAAGGCACAGTCATTTCCAACCCCTGTCACTCCTGCCGTGGGACAGGACAGACCAAGCAGAGGAAGACTGTGATGGTTCCTGTGCCTGCAG GAGTGGAGGATGGCCAGACAGTCAGAATGCCAGTTGGGAAGAAGGAGATCTTCATCACATTTAGG GTCCAAAAAAGTCCAGTTTTCAGGAGGGACGGTGCAGACATCCACTCAGACCTTTATATCTCTGTTGCACAAGCCATCCTGGGTGGCACGGCCAGAACACAGGGCCTTTATGAAACACTCAATTTAGCA ATCACCGCAGGCATCCAGACAGACCAGAGGATCCATCTGGCAGGAAAGGGAATCGCTCGTGTCAGCGGCTATGGCTATGGTGACCACTATGTCCATGTGAAAATTAAAGTACCCAA GAcgctgactgacagacagaaatCTCTACTGATGAGCTACGCCGAGGACGAGACAGACGTGGAGGGGACAGTCAATGGTGTCACTGCCACCACCACAG GTAAGAGGTCTTCCTGGAACTGA
- the dnaja3a gene encoding dnaJ heat shock protein family (Hsp40) member A3a isoform X2 translates to MMASSAARCSSRWITVIVSSGRSRAACAVVCPGHGGVRSVSTLGAGKLCRGGRLECGAAGAAGAALTLRGLSGFKSPHVLSTLSFHTSAPVSGKQDFYQILGVPRTANQKEIKKAYYQMAKKYHPDTNKEDPQAKEKFAQLAEAYEVLGDEGKRKQYDTYGSTGFDAGQAGGGQQYWTGQASNIDPEELFRKIFGEFSGGNGSGMETVNTGPFVMRSTCRRCGGKGTVISNPCHSCRGTGQTKQRKTVMVPVPAGVEDGQTVRMPVGKKEIFITFRVQKSPVFRRDGADIHSDLYISVAQAILGGTARTQGLYETLNLAITAGIQTDQRIHLAGKGIARVSGYGYGDHYVHVKIKVPKTLTDRQKSLLMSYAEDETDVEGTVNGVTATTTGKRSSWN, encoded by the exons ATGATGGCGTCCTCGGCTGCTCGCTGCTCCTCACGCTGGATTACAGTCATCGTGTCCTCTGGACGCAGCCGGGCCGCCTGCGCTGTGGTCTGCCCTGGTCATGGAGGAGTCCGTAGTGTGTCTACTCTCGGAGCCGGGAAACTCTGTCGGGGAGGCCGCCTGGAGTGCGGGGCAGCAGGGGCAGCAGGGGCAGCGTTGACATTGAGAGGGCTGTCAG GTTTCAAATCCCCCCATGTTCTCTCCACACTGTCCTTTCACACAAGTGCCCCTGTCAGCGGTAAGCAGGACTTCTATCAGATCCTCGGGGTACCTCGCACAGCAAACCAGAAAGAGATCAAGAAAGCCTACTACCAG ATGGCCAAAAAGTACCACCCTGACACCAACAAAGAAGACCCACAAGCCAAGGAGAAATTTGCTCAGCTGGCTGAAGCTTATGAG GTCCTGGGtgatgaaggaaagaggaagcagTATGACACATATGGCTCAACGGGCTTTGATGCTGGTCAGGCTGGTGGAGGGCAGCAGTACTGGACTGGACAGGCCAGCAACATTGACCCAGAGGAGCTCTTCCGCAAGATCTTTGGGGAATTCTCAGGAG GCAACGGCTCTGGCATG GAGACAGTAAACACAGGACCATTTGTGATGCGCTCCACATGTCGTCGTTGTGGCGGCAAAGGCACAGTCATTTCCAACCCCTGTCACTCCTGCCGTGGGACAGGACAGACCAAGCAGAGGAAGACTGTGATGGTTCCTGTGCCTGCAG GAGTGGAGGATGGCCAGACAGTCAGAATGCCAGTTGGGAAGAAGGAGATCTTCATCACATTTAGG GTCCAAAAAAGTCCAGTTTTCAGGAGGGACGGTGCAGACATCCACTCAGACCTTTATATCTCTGTTGCACAAGCCATCCTGGGTGGCACGGCCAGAACACAGGGCCTTTATGAAACACTCAATTTAGCA ATCACCGCAGGCATCCAGACAGACCAGAGGATCCATCTGGCAGGAAAGGGAATCGCTCGTGTCAGCGGCTATGGCTATGGTGACCACTATGTCCATGTGAAAATTAAAGTACCCAA GAcgctgactgacagacagaaatCTCTACTGATGAGCTACGCCGAGGACGAGACAGACGTGGAGGGGACAGTCAATGGTGTCACTGCCACCACCACAG GTAAGAGGTCTTCCTGGAACTGA